The Dehalococcoidales bacterium nucleotide sequence CGTTTTTAAGTTGCTCAAGTTCTTCCCATCGAGTGTAGCATTCAGCCAGTAGCCTTTTTACTGCCTCAAGCCGTTCCTGCTTACTAACAATCTCGGACTTATCATTTTTGTAGAGACCCGGGGCGCCCATCGCCCGGTACAAGTCCTCTTGCTCTGTTTCCAACGCCTGGATAGTTAGCGGGAGCGATTCCAGTTCCTTTTGCTGTCTTTGTCCGAATTTTGGCTTCGGCCTGGAAATCCGAGCCGGCGGGATAGCTTTATTAACCGCCACGACATTATTTTGTCTGGCTTCCGGCGGGCGTTGACGCAGCCAGTCATCATAACCGCCGACATATTCTTTCACTACGGAATCGCCCTCAAAAACCAGCGTACTCGTGACGACGTTGTTGATAAAAGCCCGGTCGTGACTGACCAGGAGAATTGTCCCGGCATATTTAAGCAGGAAATCTTCCAGGATTTCCAGCGTCTCGGTATCCAGATCGTTGGTCGGCTCATCGAGGACCAGGACATTGGAAGGCCGGGTAAACAGCCGCGCCAGCAGCAGCCGGTTGCGCTCTCCGCCTGAAAGGGTCGATACATAAGAGCGCGCCTGATCGGGTTCAAAAAGGAAATCGTGCAAATACCCAAATATATTACGGGTTTTACCATTGATGGTAACCGTATCCTTACCCTCGGCTACATTTTCCATCACAGTCTTGTTCTCGTCCAGTTGCTCACGCAGTTGATCAAAATAGCTGATTTGCAAATTGGTCCCGAAGCGGACATTTCCGGATACCGGATGTAGATCGCCCAGAAGAATCCGTAAAAGGGTCGTCTTGCCGCTGCCGTTCGGGCCGAGTATGCCCACCCGGTCGCCCTTCAGAATCGTGGTGGACAAATTCGAGATAACAGGAGCACCGCCATAGCTGAAACTGACGTCTCCAGCCTTCACCACCAGCGTGCCGGAACGTTCCGCTTCATGGACTTCCATTTTTACCGTTCCGGGGCGTTCCCTTCTCGCCCGGCGCATCTCCCGCATTCTTTCCAGCTCCCGTACCCGCCCCTCATTGCGGGTCCGTCTCGCCTTGACGCCCCCACGTCTCCACTGCTCTTCCTTTGCCAGCTTCTTATCAAACAGCGCGTTTTGAGTCTGTTCATTGTCACGGGCGGCGCTGCGGCGCATTAAAAACGTCTCATAATCGCACGACTGGTCAAACAATCTGCCGCGGTCTATTTCCACAATCCGGGTGGCGATTCTCTGCAAAAACATCCGGTCATGAGTTACAAATACTAAAGCTCCGGCAAACCGTAACAACATCTCCTCAAGCCGTTTGATTGAATCGATATCCATGTGGTTGGTCGGTTCATCGAGTAAAAGGATATCCGGCTCTCCGACCAGCGCTTTTCCCAGCAACACCTGGCGCTTGAGGCCGGCGGAAAGGGAGCTAAATACACGCCCGGCATACAGCCCCAACTGTGAAATCACTTTATTCACCTGCTGCCGCTTCTCCAGGCCGTCTCCGCCATCAAGAGCCTGATAAATACGGCTCAAATCTTCAGGCGGAGCGGATTTCTCTTCGTTTAACAGCCCAGCGCTAACCGCCTGATACCGGTTGGCCGGGTCGGAAGGCGCTTTAAGTCCATCGGACACCACCTCCAGCACCGTACCCGGCACCTCTTGAGGCACCATCTGTGAAAGGCAGGCGCAGCGGATACCCTTTTGGATGGCAACAGTGCCGGAATCCGGTTTGATACTCCCTTCGATTAATCTCAGCAGAGTTGACTTGCCCGACCCGTTTCTTCCCACGAGTGCGACCTTCTCTCCCTGCTCGATTGTTAAGCCGATTTCATCAAAAAGCCGGGCGCCTCCAAAGGTTAATTCTACATTCTGAATATTTATATACGCCATCAGCGGGAATTACCTCCTGAGCGCAGGCAAAACTATTTCCCGTCAAGAATTGCCCGGATAACCTTGTCAAGACTATGTAAAAACATGGAACGATCTCGTTTCTTAAAGGAAGCCGGTCCGCCGGTAGCTATTCCGGTATTACGCAGATACGTCATTAAATCGCGGTTTGCCAGCGCATTGCTGATAGTAGTCTCGGTGAAAACGTAGCCTTTGGGTTCCAGTACCCGGGCGCCAATTTTCAGGCACCGGGCAGCGAGCGGGATATCCCCGGTTATCACAATATCATTTCTGGCGGCATGGTCAACTATCCAGTTATCTGCCGCGTCCAACTGGCCATTCACTACCGCCAGACTAACCCCGTCCTCTTGAGGTATGTTCATCGGCGAGTTAGCTACCAGCAT carries:
- a CDS encoding YaiI/YqxD family protein; the protein is MPDILVDADACPVKQEVYRVAKRYGLKVMLVANSPMNIPQEDGVSLAVVNGQLDAADNWIVDHAARNDIVITGDIPLAARCLKIGARVLEPKGYVFTETTISNALANRDLMTYLRNTGIATGGPASFKKRDRSMFLHSLDKVIRAILDGK
- a CDS encoding ATP-binding cassette domain-containing protein; translation: MAYINIQNVELTFGGARLFDEIGLTIEQGEKVALVGRNGSGKSTLLRLIEGSIKPDSGTVAIQKGIRCACLSQMVPQEVPGTVLEVVSDGLKAPSDPANRYQAVSAGLLNEEKSAPPEDLSRIYQALDGGDGLEKRQQVNKVISQLGLYAGRVFSSLSAGLKRQVLLGKALVGEPDILLLDEPTNHMDIDSIKRLEEMLLRFAGALVFVTHDRMFLQRIATRIVEIDRGRLFDQSCDYETFLMRRSAARDNEQTQNALFDKKLAKEEQWRRGGVKARRTRNEGRVRELERMREMRRARRERPGTVKMEVHEAERSGTLVVKAGDVSFSYGGAPVISNLSTTILKGDRVGILGPNGSGKTTLLRILLGDLHPVSGNVRFGTNLQISYFDQLREQLDENKTVMENVAEGKDTVTINGKTRNIFGYLHDFLFEPDQARSYVSTLSGGERNRLLLARLFTRPSNVLVLDEPTNDLDTETLEILEDFLLKYAGTILLVSHDRAFINNVVTSTLVFEGDSVVKEYVGGYDDWLRQRPPEARQNNVVAVNKAIPPARISRPKPKFGQRQQKELESLPLTIQALETEQEDLYRAMGAPGLYKNDKSEIVSKQERLEAVKRLLAECYTRWEELEQLKNEM